Proteins found in one Triticum aestivum cultivar Chinese Spring chromosome 4D, IWGSC CS RefSeq v2.1, whole genome shotgun sequence genomic segment:
- the LOC123098011 gene encoding rho GTPase-activating protein REN1 isoform X1, translating to MSASEFRIPYQPVSSSQTSENAGQFKICRCGEGDPNSQTGETGDSPQTSCPNCQVLKSGHLLLSSKGIGWTTWKKRWFILTRASLVFFRSDPNAPPRGNEPVVTLGGIDLNNSGSVVVKEDRKLLTVLFPDGREGRTFTLKAETTEELNEWRNALESALAQAPSVASTVGQNPIFNADGTESSEASTEQSEDKSSVIGRPAQFALVEADGSPAFLEKALRFIEDYGCKGEGILRQSADVEEVKRRFRDYEKGKKEFSPDEDGHVIGDCIKTILREMPASPVPAACCTALVTAYRTDKTKRLDALNKVVYEVFPEPNRQLLQRILKMMMIVGSHKAVNRMSNSALAACMAPLLLRPLLLGECEIDKDFSMAGDGSFQLLQAAAAANHAQAIVIIMLEEYDQIFDDIEEGSSDAYTESDDGDVDKEYSTDNDNHDEDGSYDSGEDDIEEDLDDNTEHSSGGSECDGNSRINAKRDKMKVGKTERGLSREDKGSNASTDHIAKSHSSSSKAKFMKSSSSANRDKKTLWGRTSARKDLDVEGCSDDEALIEKLENNKADLQSKVSKEVKENKNLQTSLEKRKGTLHERRLALEKEVETLRDQLHKERSLRASLESGLMNMRRGQVSLPSSIDSKTKANLEEVAAAEADVVNLKQKACDLRGQLSSQAQLSSISLCESCNKRLQDKLAEEKQNEISSSTEASSAIGPNPLSRMLPNAGMADIVEQLRRQAAQNSSSSTGAQRLLRQNSNSLHRLQGANAFSSNRTEEPGGGPPTALAKLTNRLNFLKERRAMLASEMQNLDLARPPTGPAPNKDCT from the exons atgTCAGCTTCAGAGTTCAGGATTCCTTACCAGCCA GTATCATCTTCTCAGACTTCGGAGAATGCAGGTCAGTTCAAGATATGCCGATGTGGAGAGGGAGACCCGAACTCCCAGACTGGTGAAACCGGtgatagtccacaaacttcatgtCCTAACTGCCAG GTTCTTAAGAGTGGACATTTACTGCTTTCATCTAAAG GGATTGGCTGGACAACATGGAAAAAGCGCTGGTTTATTCTTACAAGGGCATCATTAGTGTTCTTCAGAAGTGACCCT AATGCACCTCCCAGAGGAAATGAACCAGTTGTTACACTTGGTGGAATCGACTTGAATAACTCCGGAAG TGTTGTAGTCAAAGAAGACAGGAAACTTTTAACAGTGTTATTTCCTGATGGCCGCGAAGGGCGTACTTTTACTCTGAAG GCAGAAACTACGGAAGAACTCAACGAGTGGAGAAATGCATTAGAGAGTGCTTTAGCGCAGGCACCAAGTGTAGCGAGTACAGTGGGGCAAAATCCAATATTTAACGCTGATGGAACAGAATCTTCTGAAGCTTCAACTGAACAGT CGGAGGATAAATCATCTGTTATTGGGAGACCTGCACAGTTTGCACTTGTAGAGGCTGATGGTAGTCCAGCTTTCCTGGAGAAGGCCTTGAGGTTCATTGAAGATTATG GTTGCAAGGGAGAAGGAATCCTCCGTCAATCTGCTGATGTTGAAGAAGTCAAACGCAGATTTCGTGATTATGAAAAGG GAAAGAAAGAGTTCTCCCCAGATGAGGATGGGCATGTTATTGGTGACTGTATTAAG ACTATTCTTCGAGAGATGCCAGCTTCGCCAGTTCCTGCAGCATGTTGCACCGCGCTGGTTACAGCTTACC GAACTGACAAGACAAAAAGACTTGATGCTTTAAATAAAGTTGTATATGAAGTTTTCCCGGAACCAAATCGGCAATTACTGCAGAG GATCCTTAAGATGATGATGATCGTTGGATCACACAAAGCTGTGAACAGGATGTCTAATTCCGCTTTGGCGGCTTGTATGGCACCACtccttcttcgtcctcttcttcttggTGAATGTGAAATTGATAAAGACTTCAGTATGGCTGGGGATGGTTCATTCCAGCTGCTTCAAGCTGCCGCTGCAGCCAACCATGCTCAAGCTATTGTTATCATTATGCTTGAGGAATATGATCAGATATTTGAT GACATAGAAGAAGGTTCTTCGGACGCTTATACTGAGTCTGACGACGGTGATGTTGACAAGGAATATTCTACGGATAATGACAACCATGATGAGGATGGTTCTTATGATTCTGGTGAAGATGACATTGAAGAAGACTTGGATGATAATACCGAACACTCTTCTGGCGGCAGTGAATGTGATGGCAATAGTAGAATCAATGCCAAACGTGACAAG ATGAAAGTGGGAAAAACAGAACGTGGTTTGTCAAGGGAGGACAAAGGATCAAATGCATCCACAGATCATATAGCAAAATCCCATTCATCATCTTCGAAAGCAAAATTTATGAAGTCAAGCAGCTCAGCTAATAGGGACAAAAAGACATTATGGGGCCGTACTTCA GCAAGAAAGGACCTGGACGTTGAGGGCTGCAGTGATGATGA GGCTCTTATTGAGAAGCTTGAGAACAACAAGGCCGATCTCCAATCTAAAGTTTCAAAGGAG GTCAAAGAAAATAAAAACCTCCAGACAAGTCTAGAAAAGCGGAAAGGAACATTACATGAACGCCGTTTAGCACTTGAAAAAGAA GTGGAAACTTTGCGAGATCAGCTGCATAAGGAAAGAAGTTTGAGGGCCTCATTGGAGTCTGGGCTGATGAATATGCGAAGAGGGCAGGTGTCCCTCCCGTCGTCAATAGACAGCAAG ACTAAGGCTAATCTTGAGGAAGTTGCTGCTGCTGAAGCTGATGTTGTGAATTTGAAGCAAAAGGCTTGTGATCTACGCGGACAACTCAGCAGCCAGGCCCAGCTGAGCTCCATCTCACTATGTGAATCATGCAACAAACGGCTCCAAGACAAGCTTGCCGA AGAGAAACAAAATGAAATCAGCTCATCAACCGAAGCATCATCAGCTATTGGGCCCAATCCTTTATCTCGAATGTTACCCAATGCAGGCATG GCGGATATTGTTGAACAATTGAGAAGGCAAGCCGCACAGAATTCGTCTTCGTCAACAG GTGCTCAAAGATTGTTGAGGCAAAACTCAAATAGCCTACACAGGCTTCAAGGAGCGAATGCATTTTCAAGTAATAGAACAGAG GAACCTGGGGGTGGACCACCAACTGCATTAGCTAagctgacaaaccggctcaacttCTTGAAAGAAAGAAGGGCAATGCTCGCAAGTGAGATGCAAAACTTAGATTTGGCTCGCCCACCAACGGGTCCAGCTCCAAATAAAGACTGCACATGA
- the LOC123098011 gene encoding rho GTPase-activating protein REN1 isoform X2, with translation MSASEFRIPYQPVSSSQTSENAGQFKICRCGEGDPNSQTGETGDSPQTSCPNCQVLKSGHLLLSSKGIGWTTWKKRWFILTRASLVFFRSDPNAPPRGNEPVVTLGGIDLNNSGSVVVKEDRKLLTVLFPDGREGRTFTLKAETTEELNEWRNALESALAQAPSVASTVGQNPIFNADGTESSEASTEQSEDKSSVIGRPAQFALVEADGSPAFLEKALRFIEDYGCKGEGILRQSADVEEVKRRFRDYEKGKKEFSPDEDGHVIGDCIKTILREMPASPVPAACCTALVTAYRTDKTKRLDALNKVVYEVFPEPNRQLLQRILKMMMIVGSHKAVNRMSNSALAACMAPLLLRPLLLGECEIDKDFSMAGDGSFQLLQAAAAANHAQAIVIIMLEEYDQIFDDIEEGSSDAYTESDDGDVDKEYSTDNDNHDEDGSYDSGEDDIEEDLDDNTEHSSGGSECDGNSRINAKRDKMKVGKTERGLSREDKGSNASTDHIAKSHSSSSKAKFMKSSSSANRDKKTLWGRTSARKDLDVEGCSDDEALIEKLENNKADLQSKVSKEVKENKNLQTSLEKRKGTLHERRLALEKEVETLRDQLHKERSLRASLESGLMNMRRGQVSLPSSIDSKEVAAAEADVVNLKQKACDLRGQLSSQAQLSSISLCESCNKRLQDKLAEEKQNEISSSTEASSAIGPNPLSRMLPNAGMADIVEQLRRQAAQNSSSSTGAQRLLRQNSNSLHRLQGANAFSSNRTEEPGGGPPTALAKLTNRLNFLKERRAMLASEMQNLDLARPPTGPAPNKDCT, from the exons atgTCAGCTTCAGAGTTCAGGATTCCTTACCAGCCA GTATCATCTTCTCAGACTTCGGAGAATGCAGGTCAGTTCAAGATATGCCGATGTGGAGAGGGAGACCCGAACTCCCAGACTGGTGAAACCGGtgatagtccacaaacttcatgtCCTAACTGCCAG GTTCTTAAGAGTGGACATTTACTGCTTTCATCTAAAG GGATTGGCTGGACAACATGGAAAAAGCGCTGGTTTATTCTTACAAGGGCATCATTAGTGTTCTTCAGAAGTGACCCT AATGCACCTCCCAGAGGAAATGAACCAGTTGTTACACTTGGTGGAATCGACTTGAATAACTCCGGAAG TGTTGTAGTCAAAGAAGACAGGAAACTTTTAACAGTGTTATTTCCTGATGGCCGCGAAGGGCGTACTTTTACTCTGAAG GCAGAAACTACGGAAGAACTCAACGAGTGGAGAAATGCATTAGAGAGTGCTTTAGCGCAGGCACCAAGTGTAGCGAGTACAGTGGGGCAAAATCCAATATTTAACGCTGATGGAACAGAATCTTCTGAAGCTTCAACTGAACAGT CGGAGGATAAATCATCTGTTATTGGGAGACCTGCACAGTTTGCACTTGTAGAGGCTGATGGTAGTCCAGCTTTCCTGGAGAAGGCCTTGAGGTTCATTGAAGATTATG GTTGCAAGGGAGAAGGAATCCTCCGTCAATCTGCTGATGTTGAAGAAGTCAAACGCAGATTTCGTGATTATGAAAAGG GAAAGAAAGAGTTCTCCCCAGATGAGGATGGGCATGTTATTGGTGACTGTATTAAG ACTATTCTTCGAGAGATGCCAGCTTCGCCAGTTCCTGCAGCATGTTGCACCGCGCTGGTTACAGCTTACC GAACTGACAAGACAAAAAGACTTGATGCTTTAAATAAAGTTGTATATGAAGTTTTCCCGGAACCAAATCGGCAATTACTGCAGAG GATCCTTAAGATGATGATGATCGTTGGATCACACAAAGCTGTGAACAGGATGTCTAATTCCGCTTTGGCGGCTTGTATGGCACCACtccttcttcgtcctcttcttcttggTGAATGTGAAATTGATAAAGACTTCAGTATGGCTGGGGATGGTTCATTCCAGCTGCTTCAAGCTGCCGCTGCAGCCAACCATGCTCAAGCTATTGTTATCATTATGCTTGAGGAATATGATCAGATATTTGAT GACATAGAAGAAGGTTCTTCGGACGCTTATACTGAGTCTGACGACGGTGATGTTGACAAGGAATATTCTACGGATAATGACAACCATGATGAGGATGGTTCTTATGATTCTGGTGAAGATGACATTGAAGAAGACTTGGATGATAATACCGAACACTCTTCTGGCGGCAGTGAATGTGATGGCAATAGTAGAATCAATGCCAAACGTGACAAG ATGAAAGTGGGAAAAACAGAACGTGGTTTGTCAAGGGAGGACAAAGGATCAAATGCATCCACAGATCATATAGCAAAATCCCATTCATCATCTTCGAAAGCAAAATTTATGAAGTCAAGCAGCTCAGCTAATAGGGACAAAAAGACATTATGGGGCCGTACTTCA GCAAGAAAGGACCTGGACGTTGAGGGCTGCAGTGATGATGA GGCTCTTATTGAGAAGCTTGAGAACAACAAGGCCGATCTCCAATCTAAAGTTTCAAAGGAG GTCAAAGAAAATAAAAACCTCCAGACAAGTCTAGAAAAGCGGAAAGGAACATTACATGAACGCCGTTTAGCACTTGAAAAAGAA GTGGAAACTTTGCGAGATCAGCTGCATAAGGAAAGAAGTTTGAGGGCCTCATTGGAGTCTGGGCTGATGAATATGCGAAGAGGGCAGGTGTCCCTCCCGTCGTCAATAGACAGCAAG GAAGTTGCTGCTGCTGAAGCTGATGTTGTGAATTTGAAGCAAAAGGCTTGTGATCTACGCGGACAACTCAGCAGCCAGGCCCAGCTGAGCTCCATCTCACTATGTGAATCATGCAACAAACGGCTCCAAGACAAGCTTGCCGA AGAGAAACAAAATGAAATCAGCTCATCAACCGAAGCATCATCAGCTATTGGGCCCAATCCTTTATCTCGAATGTTACCCAATGCAGGCATG GCGGATATTGTTGAACAATTGAGAAGGCAAGCCGCACAGAATTCGTCTTCGTCAACAG GTGCTCAAAGATTGTTGAGGCAAAACTCAAATAGCCTACACAGGCTTCAAGGAGCGAATGCATTTTCAAGTAATAGAACAGAG GAACCTGGGGGTGGACCACCAACTGCATTAGCTAagctgacaaaccggctcaacttCTTGAAAGAAAGAAGGGCAATGCTCGCAAGTGAGATGCAAAACTTAGATTTGGCTCGCCCACCAACGGGTCCAGCTCCAAATAAAGACTGCACATGA
- the LOC123098011 gene encoding rho GTPase-activating protein REN1 isoform X3, with protein sequence MSASEFRIPYQPVSSSQTSENAGQFKICRCGEGDPNSQTGETGDSPQTSCPNCQVLKSGHLLLSSKGIGWTTWKKRWFILTRASLVFFRSDPNAPPRGNEPVVTLGGIDLNNSGSVVVKEDRKLLTVLFPDGREGRTFTLKAETTEELNEWRNALESALAQAPSVASTVGQNPIFNADGTESSEASTEQSEDKSSVIGRPAQFALVEADGSPAFLEKALRFIEDYGCKGEGILRQSADVEEVKRRFRDYEKGKKEFSPDEDGHVIGDCIKTILREMPASPVPAACCTALVTAYRTDKTKRLDALNKVVYEVFPEPNRQLLQRILKMMMIVGSHKAVNRMSNSALAACMAPLLLRPLLLGECEIDKDFSMAGDGSFQLLQAAAAANHAQAIVIIMLEEYDQIFDDIEEGSSDAYTESDDGDVDKEYSTDNDNHDEDGSYDSGEDDIEEDLDDNTEHSSGGSECDGNSRINAKRDKMKVGKTERGLSREDKGSNASTDHIAKSHSSSSKAKFMKSSSSANRDKKTLWGRTSARKDLDVEGCSDDEALIEKLENNKADLQSKVSKEVKENKNLQTSLEKRKGTLHERRLALEKELIIQWVPYWDFQLMVTTSL encoded by the exons atgTCAGCTTCAGAGTTCAGGATTCCTTACCAGCCA GTATCATCTTCTCAGACTTCGGAGAATGCAGGTCAGTTCAAGATATGCCGATGTGGAGAGGGAGACCCGAACTCCCAGACTGGTGAAACCGGtgatagtccacaaacttcatgtCCTAACTGCCAG GTTCTTAAGAGTGGACATTTACTGCTTTCATCTAAAG GGATTGGCTGGACAACATGGAAAAAGCGCTGGTTTATTCTTACAAGGGCATCATTAGTGTTCTTCAGAAGTGACCCT AATGCACCTCCCAGAGGAAATGAACCAGTTGTTACACTTGGTGGAATCGACTTGAATAACTCCGGAAG TGTTGTAGTCAAAGAAGACAGGAAACTTTTAACAGTGTTATTTCCTGATGGCCGCGAAGGGCGTACTTTTACTCTGAAG GCAGAAACTACGGAAGAACTCAACGAGTGGAGAAATGCATTAGAGAGTGCTTTAGCGCAGGCACCAAGTGTAGCGAGTACAGTGGGGCAAAATCCAATATTTAACGCTGATGGAACAGAATCTTCTGAAGCTTCAACTGAACAGT CGGAGGATAAATCATCTGTTATTGGGAGACCTGCACAGTTTGCACTTGTAGAGGCTGATGGTAGTCCAGCTTTCCTGGAGAAGGCCTTGAGGTTCATTGAAGATTATG GTTGCAAGGGAGAAGGAATCCTCCGTCAATCTGCTGATGTTGAAGAAGTCAAACGCAGATTTCGTGATTATGAAAAGG GAAAGAAAGAGTTCTCCCCAGATGAGGATGGGCATGTTATTGGTGACTGTATTAAG ACTATTCTTCGAGAGATGCCAGCTTCGCCAGTTCCTGCAGCATGTTGCACCGCGCTGGTTACAGCTTACC GAACTGACAAGACAAAAAGACTTGATGCTTTAAATAAAGTTGTATATGAAGTTTTCCCGGAACCAAATCGGCAATTACTGCAGAG GATCCTTAAGATGATGATGATCGTTGGATCACACAAAGCTGTGAACAGGATGTCTAATTCCGCTTTGGCGGCTTGTATGGCACCACtccttcttcgtcctcttcttcttggTGAATGTGAAATTGATAAAGACTTCAGTATGGCTGGGGATGGTTCATTCCAGCTGCTTCAAGCTGCCGCTGCAGCCAACCATGCTCAAGCTATTGTTATCATTATGCTTGAGGAATATGATCAGATATTTGAT GACATAGAAGAAGGTTCTTCGGACGCTTATACTGAGTCTGACGACGGTGATGTTGACAAGGAATATTCTACGGATAATGACAACCATGATGAGGATGGTTCTTATGATTCTGGTGAAGATGACATTGAAGAAGACTTGGATGATAATACCGAACACTCTTCTGGCGGCAGTGAATGTGATGGCAATAGTAGAATCAATGCCAAACGTGACAAG ATGAAAGTGGGAAAAACAGAACGTGGTTTGTCAAGGGAGGACAAAGGATCAAATGCATCCACAGATCATATAGCAAAATCCCATTCATCATCTTCGAAAGCAAAATTTATGAAGTCAAGCAGCTCAGCTAATAGGGACAAAAAGACATTATGGGGCCGTACTTCA GCAAGAAAGGACCTGGACGTTGAGGGCTGCAGTGATGATGA GGCTCTTATTGAGAAGCTTGAGAACAACAAGGCCGATCTCCAATCTAAAGTTTCAAAGGAG GTCAAAGAAAATAAAAACCTCCAGACAAGTCTAGAAAAGCGGAAAGGAACATTACATGAACGCCGTTTAGCACTTGAAAAAGAA CTTATTATACAATGGGTACCTTACTGGGACTTTCAGTTAATGGTGACCACCAGTCTATGA